From the Caballeronia sp. NK8 genome, one window contains:
- a CDS encoding DNA polymerase III subunit delta' codes for MIYPWQTDDWQRLQHLRAHWPHALLLHGEAGIGKLQFAQHLAKGLLCEAPTANHEPCGACPACLWFSQGNHPDYRSVLPEALAGLAAGGADATDSAEKTDGDEGKKTRTPSKEIKIEQVRALLDFCGVGSHRGGLRVVLLYPAEALNVAAANALLKTLEEPPSGVVFLLVSARVDRLLPTIISRCRQWPMSVPPQTEASAWLASQGVDDPAGLLAQAGGAPLAALALANDEHRALRDFALAQLAAGPNCDAFACGENLQKVPVPLVLGWLQRWLYDLLAERTAGRPRYFPGAAKALARCAHSADSAALARYMKTVTRQRAVENHPLNARLVFEELFIGYRGIYTA; via the coding sequence ATGATTTACCCTTGGCAAACCGATGACTGGCAACGTCTCCAGCACTTGCGCGCGCACTGGCCGCATGCGCTGTTGCTGCACGGAGAGGCCGGCATCGGCAAGCTTCAGTTCGCGCAGCATCTGGCGAAGGGCCTGCTGTGCGAAGCGCCCACGGCGAACCACGAGCCGTGCGGCGCGTGTCCGGCATGCCTGTGGTTTTCGCAGGGCAACCATCCCGACTACCGTTCCGTGCTGCCTGAAGCGCTCGCCGGGCTCGCGGCCGGAGGCGCCGACGCCACCGACTCGGCCGAAAAAACGGACGGCGACGAGGGCAAGAAGACTCGCACGCCCAGCAAGGAAATCAAGATCGAGCAGGTGCGCGCGCTGCTGGATTTCTGCGGCGTCGGCTCGCATCGGGGCGGCCTGCGGGTCGTGCTGCTGTATCCGGCCGAGGCGCTAAATGTCGCGGCGGCCAATGCGCTCCTGAAGACGCTCGAGGAACCGCCTTCGGGCGTGGTGTTCCTGCTGGTGTCGGCGCGCGTCGACCGGCTGTTGCCGACCATCATCAGCCGCTGCCGGCAGTGGCCGATGAGCGTGCCGCCGCAGACGGAAGCGAGCGCGTGGCTCGCATCGCAGGGCGTCGACGATCCGGCGGGGCTGCTCGCGCAGGCAGGCGGCGCGCCGCTTGCCGCGCTTGCGCTGGCGAACGACGAGCACCGCGCCTTGCGCGACTTCGCGCTCGCGCAACTGGCCGCCGGACCGAATTGCGACGCCTTCGCGTGCGGGGAGAATCTGCAGAAAGTGCCCGTGCCGCTCGTGCTCGGCTGGCTGCAGCGCTGGCTTTACGACTTGCTTGCGGAGCGCACGGCGGGCCGGCCGCGCTATTTTCCCGGCGCCGCGAAAGCGCTCGCCCGCTGCGCGCACAGCGCCGATTCCGCCGCGCTCGCTCGTTACATGAAGACCGTCACGCGTCAGCGCGCGGTCGAGAACCATCCGCTCAACGCGCGCCTCGTGTTCGAGGAACTGTTCATCGGGTATCGCGGGATTTATACGGCCTGA